Within the Pseudomonadota bacterium genome, the region CATTTCGGTAAACTGAATTTTTCTCACGTTTTCCGATTGCAACCACCAATACGGAAATCTCATTATCAATCACTTCATAAACCAGGCGATACCCGCTGGCTCTAAGCTTGATTTTGTAATGATTTTCAAAATCGG harbors:
- a CDS encoding type II toxin-antitoxin system RelE/ParE family toxin, whose translation is DFENHYKIKLRASGYRLVYEVIDNEISVLVVAIGKREKNSVYRNAKKRIKSRV